The Pedobacter mucosus genome window below encodes:
- a CDS encoding RagB/SusD family nutrient uptake outer membrane protein: MKTLYKKIAPFLAVAILLSANGCKKSYLDSNLLSSLEPSTALTSVAAMKAAIAAMGFNVRREFTGDMAPIVTESIFSEVAVDGTTDKSTQAQDMDTRVTPDANLDNPDFNRIGFYWTEGFKGIRYANTVITYIDNVTFKDAAEKNAILGAAYFYRAYWYYRLVNQFGDVPLILKDLTAPKLDYFTTKREVILKKMQEDLLFAEQWVTDNVDRGEVSKGAVSHLLTKVNLSLGDFDAAITSANNVINSGRYSLMRNRFGSTAGDATKNVVWDLHRMDNKAIAANREALFLTIDRETLAGFTELGSQVMRNCVPAWHFANLRTPSGLNPAIVDGTTVEIPLTLMYGRGIGRYRGTPYSTKYIWTDNTDFRHAPGMWINMTDLVYNNPALKNSTNATEKALYGKPLVDMTAANVNNMFLNKGLDTIRHFFGWPHYKTFINSTNALAVDKYWAPPRGTNTDWYIFRLAETYLLRAEAQYWKGNLAAAMADVNEVRSRANAKLITDASSINIGTILDERARELYYEEPRKTELTRIAYIFALTGKPAYNGKTYSLANFSDNNFFYDRIIEKNDFYRNKVPTISGVNFKISPYHVLWPVPATAQRFNTEGHINQNKGYTGYETNVPALDKIP; the protein is encoded by the coding sequence ATGAAAACATTATATAAAAAAATAGCTCCTTTTTTGGCAGTTGCCATTTTGCTTTCTGCAAACGGATGCAAGAAATCATACCTGGATTCAAACTTATTATCAAGTTTAGAGCCATCAACAGCTTTAACAAGCGTTGCAGCAATGAAAGCAGCAATTGCTGCAATGGGATTCAATGTAAGAAGAGAATTTACGGGCGATATGGCCCCAATCGTTACTGAATCTATATTTTCTGAAGTTGCTGTAGACGGAACAACCGACAAAAGCACACAGGCCCAAGATATGGATACCCGTGTAACGCCGGATGCAAATTTAGATAACCCCGATTTTAATAGAATAGGTTTTTATTGGACCGAAGGTTTTAAGGGAATCCGGTATGCGAACACAGTGATCACTTATATCGATAATGTAACCTTTAAAGATGCAGCAGAAAAAAATGCAATATTAGGTGCTGCTTATTTTTATCGTGCTTATTGGTATTATCGATTGGTTAATCAGTTTGGTGATGTTCCTTTAATCCTTAAAGATTTAACGGCTCCAAAACTTGATTATTTTACCACTAAACGTGAAGTTATTCTTAAAAAAATGCAAGAAGATCTTCTGTTTGCCGAGCAATGGGTAACCGATAATGTAGATCGTGGAGAAGTTAGTAAAGGAGCAGTTAGCCATTTGTTAACCAAAGTAAATTTATCTCTAGGCGATTTTGATGCAGCAATTACCTCCGCAAATAATGTGATTAACAGTGGAAGATATAGTTTAATGAGAAATCGTTTTGGCAGTACCGCTGGTGATGCGACCAAAAATGTGGTTTGGGATTTACATAGAATGGATAATAAGGCAATTGCCGCAAATAGAGAGGCTTTGTTTCTTACTATTGATAGGGAAACATTAGCTGGCTTTACTGAATTGGGATCGCAGGTTATGAGAAATTGTGTACCCGCATGGCATTTTGCGAATTTGAGAACACCTTCTGGCTTAAATCCTGCTATTGTTGATGGAACTACGGTTGAAATCCCGCTTACTTTAATGTATGGAAGAGGAATCGGTAGATACCGCGGAACGCCCTATAGCACAAAATATATCTGGACAGATAATACAGATTTTCGCCATGCGCCAGGCATGTGGATTAATATGACGGATTTGGTTTATAATAATCCTGCGTTGAAAAACTCTACAAATGCAACAGAGAAAGCTTTATATGGCAAGCCTTTAGTTGATATGACTGCGGCTAATGTAAATAATATGTTTTTAAATAAAGGTCTCGATACCATTCGGCACTTTTTTGGATGGCCACATTATAAAACTTTCATAAATTCAACTAATGCACTTGCTGTAGATAAATATTGGGCCCCACCACGCGGAACAAACACTGATTGGTATATATTTAGATTAGCGGAAACTTATCTGTTAAGGGCTGAAGCTCAATATTGGAAAGGTAATCTGGCTGCGGCTATGGCTGATGTAAATGAAGTTAGATCTAGAGCGAATGCTAAACTAATTACCGACGCCTCATCTATTAATATCGGAACTATTCTCGATGAAAGGGCTCGTGAATTATATTACGAAGAACCTCGTAAAACAGAACTTACAAGGATAGCTTATATATTTGCGCTAACTGGAAAACCTGCCTATAATGGTAAAACCTATAGCCTGGCAAATTTCTCTGACAACAATTTTTTCTACGATAGAATTATTGAAAAAAATGATTTTTATAGAAATAAAGTTCCTACAATCTCAGGTGTAAATTTTAAAATTTCTCCGTATCATGTACTTTGGCCAGTGCCTGCAACCGCACAACGCTTTAATACGGAAGGTCACATTAATCAAAATAAAGGTTATACTGGTTATGAAACCAATGTGCCAGCATTAGATAAGATTCCATAA
- a CDS encoding ATP-dependent Clp protease ATP-binding subunit, protein MEAKFSPQVKDVISFSREEALRLGHDYIGTEHLLLGLIREGDGMAIKILRSLGVDTSKLRRSIEDAVRGTSSVTVNLGNIPLTKQAEKVLKITYLEAKIFKSDLIGTEHLLLSVLRDDDNIASQILLQYGVTYDVFKQEVEVNKNGFRDDISNSASTGGDDDYRDEESFSTPKKVSDIKSKTPVLDNFGRDLTKAAEEGRLDPIVGREKEIERVSQILSRRKKNNPILIGEPGVGKSAIAEGLALRIVQRKVSRVLFGKRVVTLDLASLVAGTKYRGQFEERMKAVMNELEKSTDVILFIDEIHTIVGAGGASGSLDASNMFKPALARGEIQCIGATTLDEYRQYIEKDGALDRRFQKVMVEPATPDETIEILTRIKDKYEEHHGVTYTDEAIVACVTLTSRYISDRFLPDKAIDALDEAGSRVHLTNIHVPQNIIDIEGKIEDIKLEKNKVVRSQKYEEAAKLRDTEKNLIEELDKAKAEWEAETKTKRYEVSEDNVAEVVAMMTGIPVQRVGQSDSIKLLNMYDKVAEKIIGQEDAIKKLTKAIQRTRAGLKDPKKPIGSFIFLGPTGVGKTELAKELARFMFDSDDSLIQIDMSEYMEKFAVSRLVGAPPGYVGYEEGGQLTEKVRRKPYAVILLDEIEKAHPDVFNILLQVLDEGQLTDSLGRKVDFRNTIIIMTSNIGARQLKDFGQGVGFSTSAKTNQVDSHSRGVIESALKRAFAPEFLNRVDDVVVFNSLGKDEIFKIIDIELKALFGRVHTLGYEIDLTENAKEYIADKGFDSNFGARPLKRAIQKYLEDPIAEEILKGELTEGDTLEIDYDKETELISVVHKKGEKIKEEPKQEEDSSSK, encoded by the coding sequence ATGGAAGCAAAATTTTCACCACAGGTTAAAGATGTAATCTCTTTTAGTAGGGAGGAAGCGCTGCGATTAGGGCACGATTACATTGGTACCGAACATTTATTATTAGGCCTGATTCGCGAAGGTGATGGTATGGCCATAAAAATTTTAAGATCTTTAGGAGTAGATACGAGTAAATTACGTCGTTCAATTGAAGATGCCGTGCGTGGCACTTCTAGTGTTACCGTTAATTTAGGAAATATTCCATTAACTAAACAGGCCGAAAAAGTTTTAAAGATTACTTATCTAGAAGCAAAAATATTTAAAAGCGATTTAATTGGTACAGAACATTTATTGTTATCAGTTTTAAGAGATGATGATAATATTGCATCGCAAATTTTATTGCAATATGGAGTTACTTATGATGTTTTTAAACAGGAGGTAGAAGTGAATAAAAATGGGTTTAGAGACGATATTTCAAATAGCGCATCTACGGGTGGCGATGATGATTATCGTGATGAAGAAAGTTTTAGCACACCAAAAAAAGTTTCAGATATTAAATCTAAAACTCCGGTTTTAGATAATTTTGGTCGTGATTTAACTAAGGCCGCAGAAGAAGGTCGTTTGGATCCTATTGTTGGTCGTGAAAAAGAAATTGAGCGTGTTTCTCAGATTTTATCTCGTAGAAAAAAGAACAATCCGATTTTAATAGGTGAGCCTGGAGTTGGTAAATCTGCAATTGCTGAGGGTTTAGCTTTACGCATTGTTCAGCGAAAAGTATCACGTGTTCTTTTTGGTAAACGTGTAGTTACATTAGATTTAGCTTCATTAGTTGCGGGTACGAAATATCGTGGTCAGTTCGAAGAGCGCATGAAAGCGGTAATGAACGAGCTTGAAAAATCTACCGATGTAATTTTATTTATTGATGAAATTCACACAATTGTTGGCGCAGGTGGCGCATCTGGATCATTAGATGCCTCAAATATGTTTAAACCAGCTTTGGCTAGGGGAGAAATTCAATGTATTGGTGCTACTACTTTAGATGAATACCGTCAGTATATTGAAAAAGATGGTGCATTAGATCGTCGTTTTCAAAAAGTAATGGTTGAGCCAGCTACGCCAGATGAAACTATTGAAATTTTAACCCGCATTAAGGATAAATATGAAGAGCATCACGGTGTAACTTATACTGATGAAGCAATTGTTGCCTGCGTAACCTTAACTTCTCGTTATATTTCTGATCGTTTTTTACCAGATAAAGCTATTGATGCTTTAGATGAAGCAGGTTCTCGAGTTCACTTAACTAACATTCATGTTCCTCAAAATATTATTGATATTGAAGGGAAAATTGAAGATATTAAGTTAGAGAAAAATAAGGTTGTTCGTAGTCAGAAATATGAAGAAGCTGCAAAACTTCGCGATACAGAGAAAAATTTAATTGAAGAATTAGATAAAGCAAAAGCAGAGTGGGAAGCAGAAACTAAAACGAAACGTTACGAAGTTTCTGAAGATAATGTTGCTGAAGTTGTTGCCATGATGACTGGAATCCCAGTTCAACGTGTTGGACAAAGTGATAGTATCAAGCTTTTGAATATGTACGATAAAGTGGCCGAGAAAATTATCGGTCAGGAAGATGCAATTAAAAAATTAACAAAAGCAATCCAACGTACAAGAGCAGGATTGAAAGATCCTAAAAAACCAATCGGTTCCTTTATTTTCTTAGGTCCAACTGGTGTTGGTAAAACAGAATTGGCGAAAGAATTGGCTCGTTTCATGTTTGATAGTGATGATTCGCTAATTCAGATTGATATGAGTGAGTACATGGAAAAATTTGCAGTATCTCGTTTGGTTGGAGCGCCTCCAGGATATGTTGGTTACGAAGAAGGTGGACAATTGACTGAAAAAGTTAGAAGAAAACCATATGCAGTAATTCTTCTAGATGAGATTGAAAAAGCTCACCCTGATGTGTTTAATATACTTTTGCAGGTTTTAGATGAAGGTCAATTAACAGATAGTTTAGGACGTAAAGTTGATTTTAGAAATACGATCATCATCATGACTTCGAATATTGGTGCTCGTCAATTGAAAGATTTCGGTCAAGGCGTTGGTTTCTCTACGTCAGCTAAAACTAATCAAGTAGATTCACATAGTAGAGGGGTTATTGAAAGTGCATTGAAACGTGCTTTCGCACCAGAATTTTTAAATCGTGTTGATGATGTGGTTGTGTTTAACAGCTTAGGTAAAGATGAAATCTTCAAAATTATCGATATCGAATTAAAAGCATTATTTGGTCGCGTTCATACTTTGGGTTATGAAATTGATTTAACTGAAAATGCTAAAGAATATATCGCTGATAAAGGTTTCGATAGCAATTTTGGAGCTCGCCCTTTAAAAAGAGCTATTCAAAAATATTTGGAAGATCCTATTGCTGAAGAGATTCTTAAAGGAGAATTGACTGAAGGTGATACTTTAGAAATTGATTACGATAAGGAAACTGAATTGATTTCTGTTGTTCATAAAAAAGGCGAAAAGATAAAAGAAGAGCCGAAACAAGAAGAAGATTCTTCAAGTAAATAA
- a CDS encoding PA0069 family radical SAM protein, producing the protein MNSEDEKPYFKGRGAQINPHNRFVKDVYVKEHDEGIDDWEESDHKTTFLFENSKTIVNKVDSPDVGMAYSLNPYQGCEHGCTYCYARNSHQYWGYSAGIEFERKIIVKKDAPNLFKAFLEKKGWDASTISLSGNTDCYQPAERKFKLTRQLLEIALAYKQPIGIITKNSLILRDKDILQEMAKLNLCMVYVSINSLNEKLRQAMEPRTTTAKQRFKIVEELGKTGIPMGVMVAPLVPGLSDHEIPAILKEVRNAGAIKAGYTTVRLNGAISQIFEDWLRKNFPDRFDKVWHMIQSCHGGKVNDSRFGDRMRGEGNIAQLIKDNFKLHCRLNGLNKTEIILNHSLFKVPSDQISLF; encoded by the coding sequence ATGAATAGCGAGGATGAAAAACCATATTTCAAAGGTCGAGGTGCTCAAATTAATCCGCATAACAGATTTGTTAAAGATGTTTATGTTAAGGAGCACGATGAAGGAATAGATGATTGGGAAGAAAGCGATCATAAAACCACCTTCCTTTTTGAAAATTCTAAAACAATAGTTAACAAAGTTGATAGTCCGGATGTAGGCATGGCCTATTCTCTAAATCCCTATCAAGGCTGTGAACATGGCTGTACTTATTGCTATGCCAGAAATTCCCATCAATATTGGGGATATAGCGCTGGTATCGAATTTGAAAGGAAAATTATTGTAAAAAAGGACGCTCCAAATTTGTTCAAAGCATTTTTAGAGAAAAAAGGATGGGATGCTTCTACGATTTCACTCTCTGGAAACACTGACTGTTATCAGCCTGCTGAAAGAAAATTTAAATTAACCCGTCAGCTTCTAGAGATTGCTTTAGCTTATAAACAACCTATCGGGATAATTACTAAGAATTCATTAATTCTTCGTGATAAAGATATACTCCAAGAAATGGCAAAATTAAACTTATGCATGGTTTACGTTTCCATAAATAGTTTAAATGAAAAGCTTAGACAAGCGATGGAGCCGCGGACAACCACGGCAAAACAAAGATTTAAAATTGTAGAAGAATTAGGTAAAACTGGCATCCCAATGGGTGTTATGGTAGCGCCATTGGTTCCTGGCTTGAGTGATCATGAAATTCCTGCTATACTAAAAGAAGTTAGAAATGCTGGAGCAATTAAAGCTGGCTATACTACTGTTCGATTAAATGGGGCAATTTCGCAAATATTTGAGGATTGGCTTAGAAAGAATTTTCCTGATCGGTTTGATAAGGTTTGGCATATGATTCAAAGCTGCCACGGTGGAAAAGTTAACGATAGTAGATTTGGAGATCGAATGCGTGGAGAGGGAAACATCGCCCAGCTCATTAAAGATAATTTTAAACTACATTGTAGATTAAATGGCTTAAACAAGACTGAAATTATTTTGAATCATAGCTTATTTAAAGTTCCATCCGACCAAATAAGCTTATTTTAG
- a CDS encoding carboxypeptidase-like regulatory domain-containing protein, translating into MKFILALCSFIALTLTLYAQQSLVLTGTVKDKKGEVLPGAGVYVSGYKIGTSTNNNGVYTLNLKPGNYDILVQMIGYKTVNKNAIITDKNLNLNIVLDEDAVQLSEVTIKPDPNREGYIKLFKDFFIGTTPNAKLCKLINPNVLIIDYDKEEAKLSVKTNQFLIIENKALGYRIKYLVNAFEYDSRSRIIYYEGFPSYEDLKGSTSRIKKWSKKRLEAYSGSSQHFFTSLYNGKSKDEGFIINKLIKKIDSTRPSDEVIKSNIRRIISKQQSSTGGFSINGDSLSYWTKQKAKPKEISILNTNEVLPDTLVHTYNENIKQINYEDLLYVIYTKEKEHSDYANIIGMAISRPLTMPNYQISLATLLLSPCFFYKNGSIYNPKSMLYSGYWAWEKVADSVPMDYLPSPNK; encoded by the coding sequence ATGAAATTTATTTTAGCTTTATGTTCATTCATTGCTTTAACGCTAACTTTATATGCGCAACAAAGCCTTGTTTTAACTGGTACTGTAAAAGACAAAAAGGGTGAAGTTTTGCCTGGCGCAGGAGTTTATGTAAGTGGTTATAAAATAGGAACTTCCACTAATAATAACGGAGTGTACACTTTGAATTTAAAACCAGGTAATTATGATATTCTGGTTCAAATGATTGGTTATAAAACGGTTAATAAAAATGCCATCATAACTGATAAGAATTTAAATCTTAATATAGTGTTGGATGAAGATGCTGTTCAATTATCAGAAGTTACAATTAAACCAGATCCAAACCGCGAGGGTTATATAAAGCTATTTAAAGATTTTTTTATTGGTACAACACCAAATGCTAAGCTTTGCAAATTAATTAATCCAAATGTTTTAATTATAGATTATGATAAAGAGGAAGCTAAATTATCAGTTAAAACAAACCAATTTTTAATTATTGAAAACAAAGCGTTAGGTTATCGTATAAAATATTTGGTGAATGCTTTTGAATATGATAGCAGAAGTAGAATAATTTATTACGAAGGATTTCCATCTTATGAAGATCTGAAAGGTTCAACATCAAGAATTAAAAAATGGTCTAAAAAACGATTAGAGGCATACAGCGGCTCTAGTCAACATTTTTTTACGAGTTTATACAATGGGAAATCAAAAGACGAAGGTTTCATAATTAATAAATTAATTAAAAAAATAGATTCGACCAGGCCATCAGATGAAGTAATAAAAAGTAATATTAGAAGAATTATTAGCAAACAACAAAGCTCTACAGGCGGCTTTTCTATTAATGGAGATTCACTTAGTTATTGGACGAAACAAAAAGCTAAGCCAAAAGAAATATCTATTTTAAATACCAACGAAGTTTTGCCTGACACGCTAGTGCATACATATAACGAAAATATCAAGCAAATAAATTATGAAGACTTATTGTACGTAATTTACACGAAAGAAAAAGAGCATAGTGACTATGCAAACATTATCGGTATGGCTATATCACGCCCTTTAACAATGCCTAATTATCAAATTTCATTAGCAACCTTATTATTAAGCCCTTGTTTTTTCTATAAAAACGGCAGTATTTATAACCCTAAATCGATGCTATATTCTGGCTATTGGGCTTGGGAAAAAGTTGCAGATAGCGTCCCGATGGACTATTTGCCTTCTCCAAATAAGTAA
- a CDS encoding carboxypeptidase-like regulatory domain-containing protein, translating to MIKSLLVTLIILILGTNAFAQNTFTISGTVRDQKNGLPGAGIYLSGYKIAAVADNDGKFRLPNLKPGSYDLLVQMVGYLPYSKSVIIADKSVQVDLVLKENTVQLNEVVIRADPNRQKYINQFKEFFIGKTPNATQCKILNPQVLNVDFDITNSTLTVTTTEFLVVENRALGYRLKYMLDHFEYNSRTHIIYYSGHPFFEELKASAARKKKYIAARETAYYGSSQHFFKSLYANTAQEEGFIINKMIKIPNPNRYPESVIQANLIKIKTLPEKTGVRKIAGKLDTGLYAFWIKQRDMPKTIDRFSRADVRTDTLVHDFDKNLKYLNYTDALLIQYTREKESLAYSNSGYWIFRPLDVPENEISIANLTEGRLRFYENGGIFDSRSLLYEGFWAYEKIADMVPMDYIPLSKK from the coding sequence ATGATTAAAAGCCTTTTAGTAACCTTAATTATTTTAATTCTAGGTACTAATGCATTCGCTCAAAATACTTTTACAATCAGTGGTACTGTTCGCGATCAAAAAAATGGATTACCAGGAGCTGGCATTTATTTAAGCGGATATAAAATTGCTGCAGTTGCTGATAATGACGGTAAATTTAGGCTTCCGAATCTTAAACCTGGTAGTTATGATTTACTTGTTCAAATGGTTGGCTACCTTCCCTATTCCAAAAGTGTTATTATTGCTGATAAATCTGTTCAAGTAGATCTAGTTTTGAAAGAAAATACAGTACAACTTAATGAAGTTGTAATTCGGGCGGATCCAAATCGACAAAAATACATTAATCAATTCAAAGAATTTTTTATTGGAAAAACACCCAATGCAACACAGTGCAAAATATTAAATCCCCAAGTATTAAATGTAGATTTTGATATCACAAATAGTACTTTAACAGTAACCACAACAGAATTTTTAGTAGTTGAAAACAGAGCGCTTGGCTATCGACTAAAATATATGCTTGATCATTTCGAATACAATTCGCGAACACATATAATTTATTATTCTGGACATCCATTTTTTGAAGAATTAAAAGCAAGTGCTGCCAGAAAGAAAAAATATATAGCGGCCCGAGAAACTGCTTACTATGGATCTTCGCAGCATTTTTTTAAATCGCTTTACGCCAATACAGCACAGGAAGAAGGATTTATTATCAACAAAATGATAAAAATTCCAAACCCAAATCGTTATCCAGAAAGTGTGATTCAGGCTAATTTAATTAAAATTAAAACCTTACCAGAAAAAACTGGTGTTCGAAAAATTGCTGGTAAACTAGATACAGGATTGTATGCTTTCTGGATAAAACAACGAGACATGCCTAAAACAATCGACAGATTTTCTCGTGCCGACGTAAGAACAGATACTTTAGTGCATGATTTTGATAAAAATTTAAAATATTTAAATTATACAGATGCGCTTTTAATTCAATATACTAGAGAGAAAGAATCTTTAGCTTATTCTAATTCGGGCTATTGGATTTTTAGACCTTTAGATGTTCCAGAGAATGAAATTTCTATAGCAAACCTGACTGAAGGCAGACTAAGATTTTATGAAAATGGCGGTATTTTTGATTCCCGATCGTTACTTTATGAAGGATTTTGGGCTTATGAGAAAATAGCTGACATGGTTCCAATGGATTATATCCCCCTTTCGAAAAAGTAA